Proteins from a single region of Dehalococcoidales bacterium:
- a CDS encoding aldehyde ferredoxin oxidoreductase family protein, with amino-acid sequence MTPGYMGKLLWVDLTTGKITVETPDESLYRDYIGGYGIGVRKLYDHMKPGVDPLGPENILGLISGPCTGTPIPSGARYAAVAKSPITGGWGDANSGGFFGPYLKFSGYDGVFFTGASAKPVYLLIDEGKAELKDAGHLWGKDAYETEETLEAEYGKNSRAVCIGPAGEKLSLIAAIMTDHGSAAGRSGLGAVMGSKKLKAVVARGTAAVTIADKEAADRLRKEHVKELAAPGPMNLEGLHKFGTSAMTANSAVSGDTPVRNWGGIGVVDIPNVEGLKADVLASYVTKLGGCWRCPVACKAVLKEGVEYEYPAGVRRPEYETQGSFGVLCGNSNTESINKANDICNRYGLDTISAGTIIAFAIECYENGIITKKDTDGIDLKWGNHQALVAMTEKMAKREGLGDILADGVKVAAEKIGKGAEKFAVHVGGQEVGMHDPKLGHGMSSGARYQMDATPGRHTQGFGPGGFSTHVLNSSGLCLIGFGFGAGPARMVDFLNAVTGFNYTLAEVLKCGDRIGALRHIFNLREGICELNWTPHPRIIGDPPQKEGPLAGVTIDQKAQVYWNMGAIDWDPISTKPSKQKLMDLGLKELAEELWPPPKFPFGPPPG; translated from the coding sequence ATGACGCCTGGATACATGGGAAAGCTGCTATGGGTGGACCTTACCACCGGGAAAATTACCGTTGAAACCCCGGACGAAAGCCTGTACCGGGACTACATCGGGGGCTACGGCATCGGGGTAAGGAAGCTTTACGACCACATGAAGCCGGGCGTTGACCCGCTGGGACCGGAAAACATTTTAGGGCTTATCAGCGGCCCCTGCACCGGCACGCCGATTCCCTCCGGCGCCCGCTACGCCGCCGTGGCTAAGTCCCCGATAACCGGGGGGTGGGGTGATGCCAACTCCGGCGGGTTCTTCGGGCCTTATTTGAAATTTTCCGGTTATGACGGCGTGTTTTTCACCGGCGCCTCCGCCAAGCCGGTGTATCTGTTAATCGACGAGGGCAAGGCGGAGCTGAAAGACGCCGGCCATCTCTGGGGCAAGGACGCTTACGAAACGGAAGAAACACTGGAAGCGGAATACGGCAAAAACAGCCGGGCGGTCTGCATCGGCCCGGCCGGAGAAAAGCTGTCGCTCATCGCGGCCATCATGACGGACCACGGTTCGGCGGCGGGGCGCTCCGGGCTGGGGGCGGTGATGGGCTCCAAGAAGCTCAAGGCGGTGGTCGCCCGGGGTACCGCGGCGGTTACCATCGCCGACAAGGAAGCCGCCGACCGGCTGAGAAAAGAACACGTCAAAGAGCTGGCGGCGCCCGGCCCGATGAACCTGGAAGGGCTGCACAAATTCGGCACCTCCGCCATGACCGCCAACTCCGCCGTCAGCGGCGATACCCCGGTCAGGAACTGGGGCGGCATCGGCGTCGTCGATATACCCAACGTGGAAGGCCTCAAGGCGGACGTCCTGGCTTCTTACGTAACCAAGCTGGGCGGCTGCTGGCGCTGCCCGGTGGCCTGCAAGGCCGTCCTCAAAGAAGGCGTGGAATACGAATACCCCGCCGGCGTCAGGCGGCCGGAATACGAAACGCAGGGTAGCTTCGGGGTGCTCTGCGGTAACAGCAACACCGAGTCCATCAACAAGGCCAACGATATCTGTAACCGCTACGGACTGGACACGATATCCGCCGGCACGATTATCGCCTTCGCCATAGAGTGCTATGAAAACGGCATTATTACCAAGAAAGACACGGACGGCATCGACCTTAAATGGGGCAATCACCAGGCGCTGGTAGCCATGACCGAGAAAATGGCTAAAAGGGAAGGGCTGGGCGATATCCTGGCCGACGGCGTCAAGGTGGCGGCGGAGAAAATCGGCAAGGGCGCGGAGAAATTCGCCGTGCACGTCGGCGGGCAGGAAGTGGGCATGCACGACCCCAAACTGGGGCATGGCATGAGCTCGGGCGCCCGCTACCAGATGGACGCCACCCCCGGCCGCCATACCCAGGGCTTCGGCCCCGGCGGCTTCAGCACCCATGTCCTCAATTCCAGCGGCCTGTGCCTGATAGGTTTCGGGTTCGGGGCGGGACCGGCCAGGATGGTGGACTTCCTGAACGCGGTCACCGGCTTCAACTATACGCTGGCCGAAGTCCTCAAATGCGGGGATAGGATCGGCGCTTTGAGACATATTTTCAACCTGCGCGAGGGCATCTGCGAGCTGAACTGGACGCCGCATCCCCGGATAATCGGCGACCCGCCGCAGAAGGAAGGGCCGCTGGCCGGCGTCACCATCGACCAGAAAGCCCAGGTTTACTGGAACATGGGCGCCATAGACTGGGACCCGATTTCCACCAAGCCCTCCAAGCAAAAGCTGATGGACCTGGGGCTGAAAGAACTGGCGGAAGAGCTCTGGCCGCCGCCCAAGTTCCCCTTCGGGCCGCCCCCGGGCTAA
- the glgP gene encoding alpha-glucan family phosphorylase has product MTYLKIPERISRLRELATNLWWSWHPEGRLVFRTLDYTLWRLTGHNPIQMLYDISREKLEAAAADSSFLAIYDAAMTSFDADTRDGSSWYRQVHPGAFNGPVAYFSMEFALHNSLPIYAGGLGVLAGDLCKESSDLGIPMAAVGFMYPQGYFHQRISSEGWQEEEYRQLDFNKAPVTRILSSSGQRCLVEVKLDKRTLHIGAWLVQLGRVKLYLLDTGLEENELQDRQLSNRLYTADREQRLVQEILLGIGGVRVLRSLGISPSIWHANEGHTAFMTLERIREEVAAGASFEDAAAKIRRNTIFTTHTPVPAGHDVFTTQLMEHYFESYWPLLDIDKETFLDLGRDSEAPKNSFNMTILAMKTSGYRNAVSRLHGKVTRHMWHSLWPDVPEDKVPISYVTNGIHVPTWVALETRQLYSKYLGIDWMEKHDDPALWERINDIPDAELWELHQVLKRKLFHIILERAQQRWSHKDISPQQILSMGSLLDHDALTICFVRRFAEYKRPSLLFQDLERIKRIINDEERPVQIIFAGKSHPADTASKLLLQQVHNLTKDHTFQGRIAFLEDYDMRLARYLAQGADIWLNTPRRLQEASGTSGMKACLNGVLHLSVPDGWWHEAFTDGNGWAIGDDTIKSCCEEEDKSDADALYDLLEEEVIPLYYQRDRNSLPPGWIAMMKNSIRTIVPVYSARRMLKEYCEQMYLPASRA; this is encoded by the coding sequence GTGACGTACCTTAAAATACCGGAACGCATCAGCCGTCTCAGAGAGCTGGCCACCAATCTCTGGTGGAGCTGGCACCCGGAAGGCCGGCTGGTTTTCCGCACCCTGGATTATACCCTCTGGAGACTGACCGGGCACAATCCCATCCAGATGCTTTACGATATCAGCCGCGAAAAGCTGGAAGCGGCGGCGGCCGATTCATCCTTCCTGGCGATTTACGATGCCGCCATGACCTCCTTCGACGCCGATACCCGGGACGGCTCTTCCTGGTACCGGCAGGTACACCCCGGCGCTTTTAACGGCCCGGTGGCCTATTTTTCCATGGAGTTCGCCCTGCATAACTCCCTGCCCATCTATGCCGGCGGCCTGGGCGTGCTGGCCGGCGACCTGTGCAAAGAGTCCAGCGACCTGGGCATCCCCATGGCGGCGGTGGGGTTTATGTACCCGCAGGGCTATTTTCACCAGCGCATTTCCTCGGAAGGCTGGCAGGAAGAAGAATACCGCCAGCTGGATTTTAACAAAGCCCCGGTTACCCGCATCCTTTCCAGCTCCGGCCAGCGCTGCCTGGTAGAGGTAAAGCTGGATAAAAGAACGCTGCACATCGGCGCCTGGCTGGTGCAGCTGGGGCGGGTGAAACTTTACCTGCTGGATACCGGACTGGAAGAAAACGAGCTCCAGGACCGCCAGCTTTCCAACCGACTTTACACCGCTGACCGCGAGCAGCGCCTGGTGCAGGAAATCCTGCTGGGCATCGGCGGGGTGCGCGTGCTGCGCTCCCTGGGCATCAGCCCGTCCATCTGGCACGCCAATGAAGGGCATACGGCTTTTATGACGCTGGAGCGCATCCGGGAAGAGGTAGCCGCCGGGGCGTCTTTCGAGGACGCCGCGGCAAAGATACGGCGCAACACCATTTTCACCACCCATACGCCCGTCCCGGCCGGGCATGATGTCTTTACCACACAGCTCATGGAGCATTACTTTGAAAGCTACTGGCCGCTGCTGGACATCGATAAGGAGACTTTCCTGGACCTGGGCCGCGATAGCGAAGCCCCCAAAAACAGCTTTAACATGACCATCCTGGCGATGAAGACCTCCGGCTACCGCAACGCCGTCAGCCGGCTACACGGCAAAGTCACCCGGCATATGTGGCACAGCCTGTGGCCGGACGTGCCGGAGGACAAAGTCCCCATATCCTACGTTACCAACGGGATTCACGTGCCCACCTGGGTGGCCCTGGAGACCCGGCAGCTATACAGCAAGTACCTGGGCATCGACTGGATGGAAAAACACGATGACCCGGCGCTATGGGAACGCATTAACGACATCCCGGACGCGGAGCTGTGGGAGCTCCACCAGGTGCTCAAGCGCAAACTGTTCCACATCATCCTGGAGCGGGCGCAGCAGCGCTGGTCGCATAAAGACATATCACCCCAGCAAATCCTTTCCATGGGCTCTCTGCTTGACCACGATGCGTTAACCATATGCTTCGTGCGGCGTTTCGCGGAATACAAGCGCCCCTCTTTGCTGTTCCAGGACCTGGAGCGCATCAAGCGCATTATCAATGACGAGGAGCGCCCCGTCCAGATTATCTTCGCCGGCAAATCGCACCCGGCGGACACGGCCTCCAAGCTGCTGCTCCAGCAGGTGCACAACCTGACCAAAGACCATACCTTCCAGGGTCGCATCGCCTTTCTGGAGGACTATGACATGCGTCTGGCCCGGTACCTGGCCCAGGGCGCGGATATCTGGCTCAATACCCCCCGCCGCCTCCAGGAAGCCTCCGGCACCAGCGGCATGAAAGCCTGCCTCAACGGCGTCCTCCACCTCAGCGTGCCGGACGGCTGGTGGCATGAGGCTTTTACCGACGGCAACGGCTGGGCTATCGGCGACGACACGATTAAAAGCTGCTGCGAGGAAGAGGACAAGTCCGACGCCGACGCGCTGTATGACCTGCTGGAGGAAGAGGTAATCCCGCTCTATTACCAGCGCGACCGGAACAGCCTGCCGCCGGGCTGGATTGCCATGATGAAAAATTCCATACGCACCATCGTCCCCGTCTATTCCGCGCGCCGCATGCTCAAAGAGTACTGCGAACAAATGTACCTCCCGGCCTCCCGGGCATGA
- a CDS encoding alpha-1,4-glucan--maltose-1-phosphate maltosyltransferase: MMKQLNGPMDSRCRIIIEGVSPEVDGGRYPAKAAAGDTVNVEADIYADGHDVLSARLLYRRGEETGWRETPMRLLVNDRWAGSFAAAEIGDYIFTITAWVDCFKTWRRDLKKRLLAADKDLMVHFRSGIEMITEVRRCASKNNKHGLKTLLDTLNSPTVSDEEKIDLAMSDEITELMEKCTDRRNPATYAKELTVRVEREKAGFSAWYEMFPRSVSPAPGKHGTFRDCEARLPYIAEMGFDVLYLPPIHPVGVTSRKGKNNAVAANNGDPGTPWAIGAAEGGHKAVNPELGTLEDFRRFLAKAGEFNMEIALDIAFQCSPDHPYVREHPEWFLRRPDGTIQYAENPPKKYQDIYPLNFDTENWRELWEELKSIVVFWAEQGVRIFRVDNPHTKPFRFWEWLIGEVKQDYPDAIFLAEAFTRPKVMYRLAKLGFTQSYTYFTWRNHKKDLTEYLVELTQTPVKDFFRPNFWPNTPDILHAYLQKAGQWSFQARLVLAATLSSNYGIYGPAFELMENTPRAPGSEEYLNSEKYEIKHWDTDRPDSLKGFIGSVNRIRKENPALRRNRNLWFNASANDHIICYSKHTDDRANIIFIAVNLDPQAIQSSMVNVPLAAWGFDTEKPYQVIDLLSGKSYTWRGEWNYVELNPAVCPAHIFRLTDLTPAPVKEAVPEVEDEKGQY; the protein is encoded by the coding sequence ATGATGAAACAATTGAACGGACCGATGGACAGCCGCTGCCGCATCATCATCGAGGGCGTCAGCCCGGAAGTGGACGGCGGACGCTATCCCGCCAAGGCCGCCGCCGGCGATACGGTCAACGTCGAGGCGGATATCTACGCGGACGGCCATGACGTGTTGTCCGCCCGCCTCCTTTACCGCCGCGGTGAAGAGACCGGGTGGCGGGAGACCCCAATGCGGCTGCTGGTCAATGACCGCTGGGCGGGGTCGTTCGCCGCCGCAGAAATCGGCGACTATATTTTCACCATCACCGCCTGGGTGGACTGCTTCAAGACCTGGCGGCGCGACCTGAAAAAACGCCTGCTGGCCGCTGATAAAGACCTGATGGTGCACTTCCGCAGCGGCATCGAGATGATAACGGAGGTCAGGCGCTGCGCCTCCAAAAACAACAAGCACGGCCTGAAGACTTTACTGGATACGCTCAACTCCCCCACCGTCAGCGACGAGGAAAAAATAGACCTGGCCATGAGCGACGAAATAACGGAGCTGATGGAAAAATGCACCGACCGCCGGAACCCCGCCACCTATGCCAAAGAGCTCACGGTAAGAGTGGAACGGGAAAAAGCCGGCTTCAGCGCCTGGTACGAGATGTTTCCCCGCTCCGTCTCCCCGGCGCCGGGGAAACACGGCACCTTCCGGGACTGCGAGGCGCGTCTGCCCTACATCGCGGAAATGGGCTTCGACGTGCTCTATCTGCCCCCCATCCACCCGGTAGGCGTCACCAGCCGCAAGGGGAAGAACAACGCGGTGGCCGCTAATAACGGCGACCCCGGCACGCCCTGGGCTATCGGGGCGGCGGAGGGGGGCCATAAAGCCGTCAATCCGGAGCTGGGCACGCTGGAGGATTTCCGGCGCTTCCTGGCCAAAGCCGGGGAATTCAATATGGAAATCGCCCTGGATATCGCCTTCCAGTGCTCGCCGGACCACCCTTACGTCAGGGAGCACCCGGAGTGGTTCCTCAGGCGGCCGGACGGCACTATCCAGTACGCGGAAAATCCCCCCAAGAAGTACCAGGATATCTATCCCTTGAACTTCGATACGGAAAACTGGCGGGAGCTGTGGGAAGAGCTGAAAAGCATCGTGGTGTTCTGGGCGGAGCAGGGCGTGCGCATCTTCCGCGTGGACAACCCCCACACCAAGCCCTTCCGGTTCTGGGAGTGGCTTATCGGGGAGGTAAAGCAAGACTACCCGGACGCCATTTTCCTGGCCGAGGCGTTCACCCGCCCCAAGGTGATGTACCGCCTGGCCAAGCTCGGCTTTACGCAGTCGTACACCTACTTTACCTGGCGTAATCATAAAAAAGACCTGACGGAATACCTGGTGGAGCTGACGCAGACGCCGGTCAAAGATTTCTTCCGGCCCAATTTCTGGCCGAACACCCCGGATATCCTCCACGCCTACCTGCAAAAGGCGGGACAGTGGTCTTTCCAGGCGCGACTGGTGCTGGCGGCCACGCTCTCCTCCAACTACGGCATTTACGGCCCGGCCTTCGAGCTGATGGAGAATACGCCGCGCGCCCCGGGCAGCGAGGAATATTTGAACTCGGAAAAATATGAAATAAAACACTGGGACACCGACCGGCCGGACAGCCTCAAGGGCTTTATCGGCAGCGTCAACCGTATTCGTAAAGAAAACCCGGCCCTGCGCCGCAATCGTAATTTATGGTTCAACGCCTCCGCCAACGACCATATTATCTGCTACAGCAAGCACACGGACGACCGCGCCAATATCATCTTTATAGCGGTGAACCTGGATCCCCAGGCCATACAGTCCTCCATGGTCAACGTGCCGCTGGCGGCCTGGGGCTTCGATACGGAAAAACCGTACCAGGTGATCGACCTGCTTTCCGGCAAGTCCTACACCTGGCGGGGGGAATGGAACTACGTGGAGCTTAATCCCGCCGTCTGCCCCGCCCACATCTTCCGCCTAACCGACCTCACCCCGGCGCCGGTCAAAGAGGCTGTTCCTGAGGTTGAGGACGAGAAAGGTCAATACTAA
- the glgB gene encoding 1,4-alpha-glucan branching protein GlgB, with product MRTRKVNTKIMTPKKNAKPPQPAPTPNAPPVRYDVSLLSDDDLYLFNEGNHYQLYDKLGAHPRVIDGAAGTHFAVWAPNAREVSVTGDFNGWNKSSHPLRQRGKSGIWEGFINGIGTGAVYKYHLVSHVRKYTVDKADPFAFYAETPPKTASIVRDLAYDWGDADWMAKRQKNNALDAPFSIYEMHLGSWRRVVEEGNRYLTYRELAPQIADYIKQLGFTHVELLPVMEHPFYGSWGYQTTGYFAPTSRYGAPQDFMYLVDYLHQQGIGVILDWVPSHFPDDEHALNFFDGTHLYEHADPALGIHPDWNSCIFNYGRDEVRSFLKSSALFWLEKYHADGLRVDAVASMIYLDYGRKHGEWIPNKNGGRENLDAIAFLKQLNEVVYREKPDVQTIAEESTAWPGVSRPVYSGGLGFGMKWDMGWMHDTLVYLGRDPVYRRYHQNDITFRMVYAFTENFVLPLSHDEVVYGKSSLLGKMPGDDWQKFAGLRLLYGYMYAQPGKKNLFMGGEFGQWREWSHESSLDWHLTQYDRHAGIQRWVADLNKLYREQPSLHELDFEADGFEWLDTSDADNSIISFIRKGRKPEDLTIIVCNFTPQTHFKYDIGVPLPGAWREILNSDSPACGGSGQGNPGALATQNKPRHGRPHSLTLTIPPLGVIFLRRQDK from the coding sequence TTGAGGACGAGAAAGGTCAATACTAAAATCATGACGCCGAAAAAGAACGCCAAACCGCCCCAGCCCGCGCCAACCCCTAACGCGCCCCCCGTCCGCTATGATGTTTCCCTGCTTTCCGATGACGACCTCTACCTTTTCAACGAAGGCAATCACTACCAGCTTTACGATAAGCTCGGCGCGCACCCCCGCGTGATCGACGGCGCGGCCGGGACGCACTTCGCCGTCTGGGCGCCCAACGCCCGGGAAGTATCCGTCACCGGCGACTTTAACGGCTGGAACAAATCAAGCCATCCCCTGCGGCAGCGGGGCAAGTCCGGCATCTGGGAAGGTTTTATTAACGGCATCGGGACGGGCGCGGTCTATAAATACCACCTCGTTTCCCATGTCCGGAAATACACCGTCGACAAAGCCGACCCCTTTGCGTTTTACGCCGAGACCCCGCCCAAAACGGCCTCCATCGTGCGCGACCTGGCTTACGACTGGGGGGACGCCGACTGGATGGCCAAGCGGCAGAAAAATAACGCGCTGGACGCCCCCTTTTCTATCTATGAGATGCACCTGGGCTCCTGGCGGCGCGTGGTGGAGGAAGGCAACCGCTATCTGACCTACCGCGAGCTCGCCCCGCAAATCGCCGATTATATCAAGCAACTAGGCTTCACCCACGTGGAGCTGCTGCCGGTCATGGAGCACCCCTTTTACGGCTCCTGGGGCTACCAGACCACCGGCTACTTTGCCCCCACCTCCCGCTACGGCGCCCCCCAGGACTTCATGTACCTGGTGGACTACCTGCACCAACAGGGCATCGGCGTTATCCTGGACTGGGTTCCCTCCCATTTCCCCGATGACGAGCACGCCCTGAATTTCTTCGACGGCACCCACCTCTATGAGCACGCCGACCCCGCCCTGGGCATCCACCCGGACTGGAACAGCTGCATCTTTAACTACGGCCGGGACGAGGTGCGGAGCTTCCTCAAGAGCAGCGCCCTTTTCTGGCTGGAAAAGTACCACGCGGACGGCCTGCGGGTGGACGCCGTGGCCTCCATGATTTATCTGGACTACGGGCGCAAGCACGGGGAGTGGATACCCAATAAAAACGGCGGGCGGGAAAACCTGGACGCCATCGCCTTTTTAAAGCAGCTCAACGAGGTGGTCTACCGGGAAAAGCCGGATGTGCAGACCATCGCCGAGGAGTCCACCGCCTGGCCGGGGGTGTCCCGCCCCGTTTATTCCGGCGGGCTCGGCTTCGGCATGAAATGGGACATGGGCTGGATGCACGATACACTGGTCTATCTGGGCCGCGACCCCGTTTACCGCAGGTATCACCAGAACGATATCACCTTCCGCATGGTCTACGCCTTTACCGAGAATTTTGTGCTTCCCCTCTCCCATGACGAGGTGGTGTACGGCAAGTCATCGCTGCTGGGCAAGATGCCGGGGGATGACTGGCAGAAGTTCGCCGGACTGCGCCTGCTTTACGGCTACATGTACGCCCAGCCCGGCAAGAAAAACCTCTTCATGGGCGGGGAGTTCGGGCAGTGGCGGGAGTGGTCGCACGAAAGCTCTCTGGACTGGCACCTTACGCAGTATGACCGCCATGCCGGCATCCAGCGCTGGGTGGCCGACCTCAATAAGCTGTACCGGGAGCAGCCCTCTTTACACGAGCTGGACTTTGAGGCCGACGGCTTCGAGTGGCTGGACACCAGCGACGCCGATAACAGCATCATCAGCTTTATCCGCAAGGGGCGCAAACCGGAAGATCTCACCATTATCGTCTGCAACTTCACCCCGCAGACGCACTTCAAGTACGATATCGGCGTGCCCCTGCCGGGCGCCTGGCGGGAAATACTCAACAGCGATAGCCCCGCCTGCGGGGGCAGCGGCCAGGGCAATCCCGGCGCGCTTGCCACCCAGAACAAGCCGAGGCACGGACGGCCTCATTCTTTGACCTTGACCATACCGCCGCTGGGCGTGATTTTCCTGCGGCGGCAGGATAAATGA
- a CDS encoding SemiSWEET family transporter — MDGIVWTIVGICAAALTSFSFLPQVTKILKCRSARDVSHITMWQLTAGNALWLTYGIGRHDWVIIGANIVAISILVAGLALYYRFRVVET; from the coding sequence ATGGACGGCATCGTCTGGACAATCGTCGGCATCTGTGCCGCCGCGCTTACCAGCTTCAGCTTTTTACCCCAGGTAACCAAGATATTGAAATGCCGCTCCGCGCGTGACGTCAGCCATATTACCATGTGGCAGCTGACCGCGGGCAACGCTCTGTGGTTAACTTACGGCATCGGCCGGCACGACTGGGTAATCATCGGGGCGAACATCGTGGCTATTTCCATACTGGTGGCCGGGCTGGCGCTCTATTACCGCTTCCGCGTTGTAGAAACCTGA
- a CDS encoding DUF3536 domain-containing protein — translation MERYICIHGHFYQPPRENAWLEYVEWQNSAYPYHDWNERITAECYLPNTSSRILGKDGFIAKIVNNYAKISFDFGPTLLTWLEDNSPDVYQAVLEADKQSVIDFSGHGSAMAQAYSHLIMPLANYRDRYSQVAWGIRDFVYRFGRQPEGMWLPETAVDLETLDIMTELGIKFTVLSPYQAAKARRGGAQNWRDVSGGTIDPTRAYFVNLPSGRKISVFFYDGPISADVSFKDLLKNGDVFAGRLSDAFSEKRDHPQLVNIATDGETYGHHHRFADMALAYAIHDIENGGAAKITNYGEFLSKYPPDFEVKIIEKSSWSCTHGVDRWWSDDGCTTGAGNHPEWNQKWRTPLRNAMDFLRDTIAPRYAEKAAPLFKDPWDARNGYIDVILDRSKENVAQFFQKYASHELNPAERVTALKLLELQRHAMLMYTSCGWFFDELSRPEPVQVIQYAGRVVQLARDLFSGDTEEDFLKILEQAKSNIPEQGDGRRIYDNLVRPAMIDLDKVAAHYAISSLFEDYSDNNKVYCYFVDNEDYHVTECGQARLVTGRSRITSEITEETALISYGVFHLGGHVINAGVHDYQGEEPYQQTVSEIANSCSTADFTQVMRLLDKSYGGAAYSLKSLFRDEQRKVLDYILQSTMTDIERAYRQLYENHYSPMRFLSELGGPVPRAFHSAAELIINIDLHRAVNGGAVDVESVRSLIDTAGKWQIIVDGEGIGYDLKLTLEKMMAALAAAPADTDRLKKLGEAITLARGLPFPVDLWKVQNLYWEMLGKDYAVLQLKAGRGDAAARQWVKAFAGLGNDLSLRVGTEG, via the coding sequence ATGGAACGCTATATCTGTATTCACGGGCATTTCTACCAGCCGCCGCGCGAGAACGCCTGGCTGGAGTACGTAGAGTGGCAGAACTCGGCCTATCCCTACCACGACTGGAATGAGCGTATTACCGCCGAATGCTATCTGCCCAATACCTCCTCCCGCATCCTGGGAAAAGACGGGTTTATCGCTAAAATCGTCAATAACTACGCCAAAATCAGTTTCGACTTCGGGCCTACCCTCCTGACCTGGCTGGAAGATAACAGTCCGGACGTTTATCAGGCCGTCCTGGAAGCGGATAAACAGAGCGTTATAGATTTCTCCGGGCACGGCTCGGCGATGGCGCAGGCCTACAGCCACCTCATCATGCCGCTGGCCAATTACCGCGACCGCTACAGCCAGGTGGCGTGGGGCATCAGGGATTTCGTGTACCGCTTCGGGCGCCAGCCGGAAGGCATGTGGCTGCCGGAGACCGCCGTGGACCTGGAGACGCTGGATATCATGACGGAGCTGGGCATTAAATTCACCGTCCTCTCCCCGTACCAGGCGGCCAAGGCGCGCCGCGGCGGCGCCCAGAACTGGCGGGACGTTAGCGGGGGGACTATCGACCCCACCCGGGCGTATTTCGTAAACCTCCCCTCCGGGCGGAAAATCAGCGTATTCTTTTACGATGGCCCCATTTCCGCCGACGTTTCTTTTAAAGACCTGCTGAAAAACGGCGATGTATTCGCCGGCAGGCTGTCCGACGCTTTTTCCGAGAAACGCGACCACCCCCAGCTGGTCAACATCGCCACCGACGGCGAGACCTATGGGCACCACCACCGCTTCGCCGATATGGCGCTGGCTTACGCCATCCATGACATCGAAAACGGCGGGGCGGCTAAAATCACCAACTACGGCGAGTTCCTGTCCAAATACCCGCCGGACTTCGAGGTGAAAATTATCGAAAAATCGTCCTGGAGCTGCACCCACGGCGTGGACCGCTGGTGGAGCGATGACGGCTGTACCACCGGCGCGGGCAACCACCCGGAATGGAACCAGAAATGGCGCACGCCGCTGCGCAACGCCATGGACTTTCTGCGGGACACCATCGCCCCCCGCTATGCAGAAAAAGCCGCCCCGCTGTTTAAAGACCCCTGGGACGCCCGCAATGGCTATATAGATGTGATACTGGACCGCTCCAAGGAAAACGTGGCTCAATTCTTCCAGAAATACGCCTCTCACGAGCTGAACCCGGCAGAGCGGGTAACGGCGCTCAAGCTGCTGGAGCTGCAGCGCCACGCCATGCTGATGTACACCAGCTGCGGCTGGTTCTTCGATGAGCTTTCCCGACCGGAGCCGGTGCAGGTCATCCAGTATGCCGGCCGGGTGGTCCAATTGGCCCGCGACCTTTTCAGCGGGGATACGGAGGAGGACTTCCTCAAGATTCTGGAGCAGGCTAAAAGCAATATACCGGAGCAGGGGGATGGCCGCCGCATTTACGATAATTTAGTGCGACCCGCCATGATAGATTTAGATAAAGTGGCCGCGCATTACGCCATCAGCTCTCTCTTTGAAGACTATAGCGATAACAACAAGGTCTATTGCTATTTCGTGGATAATGAGGACTACCATGTCACGGAGTGCGGCCAGGCCAGGCTGGTGACCGGGCGGAGCCGCATAACCTCCGAGATTACGGAGGAAACGGCGCTGATAAGCTACGGCGTCTTTCACCTGGGCGGGCATGTCATCAACGCCGGGGTGCACGATTACCAGGGCGAAGAGCCGTATCAGCAAACGGTAAGTGAGATAGCCAACAGCTGCTCTACCGCCGACTTTACCCAGGTGATGCGGCTGCTGGATAAGAGCTACGGCGGCGCGGCCTATTCCCTGAAGTCGCTTTTCCGCGACGAGCAGCGCAAGGTGCTGGACTATATCTTGCAGTCGACGATGACGGATATCGAGCGGGCCTACCGGCAGCTCTACGAGAACCACTATTCCCCGATGCGTTTCCTTTCCGAGCTGGGCGGCCCGGTGCCCCGCGCTTTCCACTCCGCCGCCGAGCTGATTATCAATATAGATTTGCACCGCGCCGTCAACGGGGGCGCGGTGGATGTGGAGTCCGTGCGCAGCCTTATTGATACCGCCGGGAAGTGGCAGATAATAGTTGACGGCGAGGGCATCGGCTACGACCTTAAGTTAACGCTGGAAAAAATGATGGCGGCGCTGGCGGCCGCCCCCGCTGATACGGACAGGCTGAAGAAGCTGGGGGAAGCGATAACGCTGGCGCGCGGCCTGCCCTTCCCGGTAGACCTGTGGAAGGTGCAGAACCTCTACTGGGAGATGCTGGGCAAGGACTACGCCGTCCTCCAGCTGAAAGCCGGGCGGGGCGATGCCGCGGCCCGACAGTGGGTGAAAGCGTTCGCCGGTCTGGGCAACGACCTTTCTCTGCGGGTGGGGACGGAAGGGTAA